The Methylobacterium radiotolerans JCM 2831 genome contains a region encoding:
- a CDS encoding IS630 family transposase, producing MRSGISFSLSASDRLRLDALVADRNTPQKHVWRARIVLLSADGLGTHAIMREAGVSKTAVWRWQERFAREGLAGLLRDKTRPARIPPLDPEVAARVVALTQADPPGETTHWTAAAMAQATSISVSSVQRIWRGHGLQPHRVRQFKLSTDPAFAAKLRDVVGLYVDPPAHAVVLSVDEKSQIQALARTQDPLPMKPGQPTTRTHDYKRHGTTTLFAALDVLEGKVIGRCMQRHRHQEFIRFLNAVEAAVPAGKVVHAILDNYAVHKHPKVRAWLDRHPRWTFHFTPTSASWLNAVEGFFAKLAKRRLRRGVFGSLVEVQAAIKRFIAESNGNPKPFVWTADPDRIIQAAKRGHQALDSNH from the coding sequence ATGCGCAGCGGCATCTCCTTCTCGCTTTCTGCTTCGGATCGCCTTCGACTGGACGCCCTCGTGGCTGACCGGAATACGCCGCAGAAGCATGTCTGGCGCGCTCGCATCGTGCTGCTGAGCGCCGATGGGCTCGGGACGCACGCGATCATGCGTGAGGCGGGCGTGTCCAAGACCGCGGTCTGGCGCTGGCAGGAGCGCTTCGCGCGAGAGGGCCTCGCTGGGCTCCTTCGCGACAAGACACGGCCAGCCCGCATCCCGCCGCTCGACCCGGAGGTTGCGGCGCGCGTGGTGGCCCTGACCCAGGCTGATCCGCCCGGCGAGACCACGCATTGGACGGCAGCTGCCATGGCTCAGGCCACATCCATCAGCGTCTCGTCGGTGCAGCGGATCTGGCGCGGGCATGGCCTGCAGCCGCATCGAGTGCGGCAGTTCAAGCTCTCCACCGACCCGGCCTTCGCCGCCAAATTGCGCGATGTGGTCGGGCTCTACGTCGATCCACCAGCTCATGCCGTGGTGCTCTCCGTCGACGAGAAGTCGCAGATCCAGGCGCTGGCCCGAACGCAGGACCCGTTGCCGATGAAGCCGGGGCAGCCCACGACGCGCACCCACGACTACAAGCGCCACGGCACCACGACCTTGTTTGCCGCCCTGGACGTCCTAGAGGGCAAGGTGATCGGCCGCTGCATGCAGCGTCACCGGCACCAGGAGTTCATCCGCTTTCTCAACGCTGTCGAGGCGGCGGTCCCGGCCGGAAAGGTCGTCCACGCGATCTTGGACAACTATGCCGTCCACAAGCACCCGAAGGTCCGCGCCTGGCTCGACCGCCACCCGCGCTGGACTTTCCACTTCACGCCCACCTCCGCCTCCTGGCTCAACGCCGTCGAGGGCTTCTTCGCCAAACTCGCAAAGCGCCGGCTGCGACGGGGTGTGTTTGGCTCTCTCGTCGAGGTTCAGGCAGCCATCAAACGCTTCATCGCCGAGAGCAACGGCAACCCAAAACCTTTCGTCTGGACCGCAGACCCGGATCGCATCATCCAGGCCGCCAAACGCGGGCACCAAGCGTTAGACTCGAACCACTAG
- a CDS encoding acyl-homoserine-lactone synthase — MFRLVTGDIDRDLPDLAERIYKFRHSFFVDHLGWEACRKPDGRERDQFDSPHSIHIVGEEHGEIISYARLLPTTRPHLVTDVYPEIMQGARSPAGPRIYEWTRHAVSPKKREAKGPSALTRAAFAAVARAVEVLDLDGLLVQTHPVLVDRVMDMGWDVEPLALPTTYDGALLLPIYARLVPQTLTIAQAAFSAHGSDLKTPVLRASSATTDRPTLAL; from the coding sequence ATGTTCAGGCTGGTGACCGGCGACATCGATCGGGATCTTCCCGATCTGGCCGAGCGTATCTACAAGTTCAGGCACAGCTTCTTCGTCGACCATCTGGGATGGGAGGCGTGCCGGAAACCGGACGGCCGCGAGCGGGATCAGTTCGACAGTCCTCACAGCATCCATATCGTCGGCGAGGAACACGGCGAGATCATCTCTTACGCACGGCTCCTGCCCACCACGCGGCCGCACCTGGTGACGGACGTCTACCCGGAGATCATGCAGGGGGCGCGGTCGCCGGCTGGGCCGCGGATCTACGAATGGACCCGCCATGCCGTCTCGCCGAAAAAGCGGGAAGCGAAGGGGCCGAGCGCGCTGACGCGGGCGGCGTTCGCCGCGGTGGCACGTGCCGTCGAGGTCCTGGATCTCGACGGGTTGCTCGTGCAGACCCACCCGGTCCTCGTGGATCGCGTTATGGACATGGGCTGGGATGTCGAGCCCCTCGCGCTGCCGACGACCTATGATGGGGCTCTCCTTCTGCCGATCTACGCGCGCTTGGTTCCGCAGACGCTGACGATCGCGCAGGCGGCGTTCTCGGCTCATGGCTCGGACTTGAAGACGCCAGTCCTGCGTGCGTCCTCGGCAACCACGGACCGCCCCACACTTGCGCTCTAG
- a CDS encoding LuxR family transcriptional regulator, with protein sequence MAGALSIRQTAFDIVHRLRRASTDVDVYSELRRSGAIFGYDVFLIAGLPRAPHENLYDCSLISGWPPEWGRRYQERRHMHVDPVIRHIRGTTDPFLWQEAVDAQVTPEGMVVMEEARAFSLNEGFCVPFHQIDGTEAGVSFGGEQVRLSQDERAALHLVAIYAMSTAKAIARRRGLSEDDGTPPSPLTGREAECLKWSSTGKSAWEIGVILSISTRTVEHHLGSAVRKLNSVTRTQAVAEALRRHIID encoded by the coding sequence ATGGCTGGCGCCCTCAGCATTCGACAGACTGCTTTCGACATCGTCCATCGTCTTCGCCGGGCGTCGACCGACGTCGATGTCTACTCGGAACTACGCAGAAGTGGTGCGATCTTCGGGTATGACGTATTTCTGATTGCAGGCCTGCCCAGGGCGCCGCACGAGAACCTGTACGATTGCTCGCTCATCTCCGGGTGGCCGCCGGAATGGGGGCGCCGCTACCAGGAACGGCGACACATGCACGTCGACCCGGTCATCCGCCATATCCGAGGCACGACCGATCCGTTCCTGTGGCAGGAGGCCGTCGACGCGCAAGTCACGCCCGAGGGCATGGTCGTGATGGAGGAGGCGCGCGCCTTCAGCCTCAACGAGGGCTTCTGCGTGCCATTCCACCAGATCGACGGAACCGAGGCGGGCGTCAGCTTCGGTGGGGAGCAGGTCCGGCTCTCGCAGGACGAGCGGGCGGCGCTCCATCTCGTGGCCATCTATGCGATGTCGACGGCCAAGGCCATCGCCCGGCGGCGGGGCCTCTCGGAGGATGATGGGACGCCGCCGTCTCCCCTGACGGGCCGAGAGGCCGAGTGCCTGAAGTGGTCCTCGACCGGCAAGTCGGCCTGGGAGATCGGAGTGATCCTCTCGATCTCCACACGCACCGTCGAGCACCATCTCGGCAGCGCGGTCCGCAAGCTGAATAGCGTCACGCGTACGCAGGCTGTCGCCGAGGCGCTGCGCCGTCACATCATAGACTGA
- a CDS encoding histidine phosphatase family protein: MPTPTIRLFLIRHGLSEANLDKAVNQRVADHAVPLAPEGHEQATAAGQALGDYLSRHPIPRSRERPLSADDTALQRRARMFVSPYRRTRETADGIVDGLGGTIAHDRREAIELREISFGLFDGLEDHELPEVFPREHAYYEKQKSFEGEFFAPMPLGESRVQVMDRVKTIFGTIQRDASPDRENPILDFFIVSHGVTLRTFETAWMHHPWEFYGSLRNPANCSIKLIEGAAGRGYTVEEIFAGFRTERQSQQASREESGVRTAEAEQP, from the coding sequence ATGCCCACGCCGACTATCCGCTTGTTCCTCATCAGACATGGCCTGTCGGAGGCCAACTTGGACAAGGCCGTCAATCAGCGCGTGGCGGACCACGCCGTGCCGCTCGCGCCCGAGGGGCACGAACAGGCCACAGCTGCCGGACAGGCGCTGGGGGACTATCTCTCGCGCCATCCGATCCCCAGGAGCCGCGAACGGCCGCTAAGCGCGGATGACACGGCGCTGCAGCGGCGCGCGCGCATGTTCGTGTCGCCCTACCGGCGCACTCGCGAGACCGCCGACGGCATCGTCGACGGGCTCGGGGGCACGATCGCTCACGACCGGCGTGAGGCGATCGAGCTCCGCGAGATCTCATTCGGACTGTTCGATGGGCTCGAGGACCATGAGCTCCCCGAGGTGTTTCCCCGGGAGCACGCCTACTACGAGAAGCAGAAGAGCTTTGAGGGTGAGTTCTTCGCGCCGATGCCGCTCGGCGAAAGCAGGGTCCAAGTGATGGACCGGGTTAAGACCATCTTCGGAACGATCCAGCGCGATGCCAGCCCAGATCGAGAGAACCCGATCCTCGACTTCTTTATCGTCTCGCACGGTGTCACGCTGCGCACCTTTGAGACGGCTTGGATGCACCACCCCTGGGAATTTTACGGGAGCCTGCGCAACCCTGCGAATTGCTCGATCAAGCTGATCGAGGGTGCGGCGGGGCGTGGCTATACCGTCGAGGAGATCTTCGCCGGGTTCCGCACGGAGCGTCAGAGTCAGCAAGCCTCTCGGGAGGAGAGCGGCGTCAGGACCGCCGAAGCGGAGCAGCCGTAA
- a CDS encoding DUF6883 domain-containing protein: MLATDPLPACAFLFDGSAEDVGDPPLAFFVEAVLKALSEVDPNGCVQSRFMTGLPMLHTLTTRTTEVHVVENRSGHTEAYDMDTYKYIIWEWLDSLNLTWSTINLEAGAKIFLKHTGECVTLVSLDPAIRARVDAALRATPGYVGAFEIDPGNPLHRIGFVEKLSYAAAILNGTVVQDRSIEGDEDWPLSGADSFKPGGLRWEPMGWLYTEGPPGLAKLELSDRGAQAVHGYQRKHEDTVAGRVLRAIERAYWLNPNRQSFKFTFAGIGGDGLEAIMPDGKFTEYLFNRKHKDGGSKSNFFVDVLGIEPEDWRYLAAQFYQGLLSAEPEKLEFREWDAGYGMRFNVEMRVRGRLGRTAVVRTGWMMRPGALPSLASAMPGDRDADLRDAVDPPILRPGTRGDTQWAQLWAWANAAGIQAAAGCVPTPMYLVGGDVISEGEVGTALVRIRDVRQGLGLWLSKSRTGDADRNGVVMFSPIASQSRDRAIAWAREVTVILKLNGVIAELEAIYL, translated from the coding sequence ATGCTTGCAACCGATCCGCTTCCAGCCTGCGCATTTCTGTTTGATGGCAGCGCCGAAGATGTGGGCGATCCTCCGCTGGCATTCTTTGTTGAAGCCGTTCTTAAAGCGCTATCTGAGGTCGATCCCAATGGATGTGTTCAGTCGCGGTTTATGACCGGACTACCGATGTTACACACTCTCACTACGCGCACCACCGAGGTTCATGTCGTAGAAAACAGAAGCGGCCATACCGAAGCCTATGATATGGACACCTATAAATATATTATCTGGGAATGGCTCGACTCACTTAATCTAACTTGGAGCACAATTAATCTAGAGGCGGGGGCAAAAATATTTCTCAAACATACCGGCGAGTGCGTTACCCTGGTCTCGCTCGATCCGGCAATCCGGGCTCGCGTCGACGCCGCACTGCGAGCTACGCCGGGCTATGTCGGCGCGTTCGAAATTGACCCAGGTAATCCTCTTCACCGCATCGGGTTCGTCGAGAAGCTCAGTTATGCAGCCGCCATTCTTAATGGCACCGTTGTCCAAGATCGCAGCATCGAAGGCGATGAGGATTGGCCTCTCAGTGGGGCGGACAGTTTCAAGCCGGGTGGGCTGCGCTGGGAGCCAATGGGCTGGCTTTATACCGAAGGTCCCCCAGGCCTCGCGAAATTGGAACTGTCCGACCGCGGCGCTCAAGCGGTCCACGGGTATCAACGAAAGCATGAGGATACTGTCGCGGGTCGAGTGCTACGTGCAATCGAGCGCGCCTATTGGCTAAACCCCAATAGACAAAGTTTTAAATTTACATTTGCAGGAATAGGGGGCGACGGTCTTGAGGCAATAATGCCCGACGGGAAATTCACAGAATATTTATTCAATCGGAAGCACAAGGATGGTGGCTCGAAGTCAAATTTCTTTGTTGACGTGCTTGGAATTGAACCAGAAGATTGGCGTTATCTCGCTGCACAATTTTATCAAGGTCTTCTAAGCGCCGAACCGGAAAAGCTTGAGTTTCGCGAGTGGGATGCAGGTTATGGCATGCGCTTTAACGTCGAAATGCGCGTGCGCGGGCGTCTTGGACGAACCGCTGTCGTGCGTACTGGATGGATGATGAGACCCGGTGCGCTGCCGTCGCTGGCGAGTGCGATGCCGGGCGACCGCGACGCAGACCTTCGTGATGCCGTTGATCCGCCAATTCTCCGGCCGGGCACGCGTGGTGATACCCAGTGGGCGCAACTGTGGGCTTGGGCTAACGCCGCCGGCATACAGGCCGCCGCGGGTTGCGTGCCGACGCCCATGTATCTAGTCGGCGGCGATGTTATCTCTGAGGGTGAAGTCGGCACGGCATTGGTGCGCATCCGCGACGTGCGACAGGGGCTCGGTCTGTGGCTTAGTAAAAGCAGGACCGGAGATGCAGATCGAAATGGCGTCGTAATGTTTAGCCCAATCGCGAGCCAGTCTCGCGATCGAGCGATCGCCTGGGCGCGTGAAGTTACTGTTATATTGAAGCTAAACGGTGTAATCGCCGAGTTAGAAGCAATTTATTTGTAG
- a CDS encoding MucR family transcriptional regulator codes for MTAHLVSAYVRRNNVPVSDLATLIASAADALIGLTNSDTPAAPAASKTTPAQIRASITHEALISFEDGKRYQTLKRHLTVHGLTPETYRAKWGLPRDYPMVAPGYSERRSAIATSLQFRPSRGATARKAGAAKA; via the coding sequence ATGACCGCTCATCTCGTGAGTGCCTACGTGAGGCGCAACAACGTGCCGGTCTCAGACCTGGCGACACTGATCGCGAGTGCGGCCGATGCTCTCATCGGCCTCACGAACTCCGATACACCCGCCGCTCCTGCGGCCAGCAAGACGACGCCAGCCCAGATCCGTGCCTCGATCACGCACGAGGCGCTGATCAGCTTCGAGGATGGCAAGCGCTACCAGACGCTCAAGCGGCATCTGACCGTCCATGGGCTGACCCCGGAGACGTATCGGGCGAAGTGGGGCCTTCCGCGCGACTACCCGATGGTCGCCCCTGGATACTCCGAGAGGCGGTCGGCGATCGCTACGAGCTTGCAGTTCCGACCCAGCCGCGGAGCCACAGCCCGGAAGGCAGGGGCAGCGAAGGCCTAG
- a CDS encoding recombinase family protein, with product MLVGYARTSTLEQEAGLDAQVRDLTALGCRKLFREQVSSVGRRTQLEAAIDFCREGDTLVVTKLDRLARSVTHLGTIITALEAKGVALRILNLGVDSATPTGRLMLNVLGGVAQFEREIMLERQREGIAKAKAAGRYKGRKPTVRARQAEIEALAAEGLSMAAIAARLGIGKGSVHRAIGKPRPVEADPSR from the coding sequence ATGCTCGTCGGTTACGCGCGTACCTCGACCCTCGAACAGGAGGCCGGCCTCGACGCCCAGGTCCGTGATCTCACTGCGCTCGGGTGCAGGAAGCTGTTCCGCGAGCAAGTCTCCTCCGTGGGACGCCGCACCCAGCTTGAGGCCGCCATCGATTTCTGCCGCGAGGGCGACACCCTCGTCGTCACCAAGCTCGATCGCCTCGCCCGTTCGGTTACCCACCTCGGCACCATCATCACCGCCCTCGAGGCCAAAGGTGTTGCCCTGCGGATCCTGAACCTCGGCGTCGATAGCGCTACCCCGACCGGGCGCCTGATGCTCAACGTCCTGGGCGGTGTCGCGCAGTTCGAGCGCGAGATCATGCTGGAGCGCCAGCGGGAGGGCATCGCCAAGGCGAAGGCGGCTGGCCGCTACAAGGGCCGCAAGCCAACGGTGCGGGCGCGGCAGGCCGAGATCGAGGCCCTGGCGGCGGAGGGGCTCAGCATGGCGGCGATCGCCGCGCGCCTTGGCATCGGCAAGGGCAGCGTTCACAGAGCCATCGGCAAGCCACGGCCGGTGGAAGCCGACCCGTCGCGCTGA
- a CDS encoding VOC family protein, translating into MTPELTVQDLDASLRFWCDLLGFNVAYDRPAARFSYLARGEAQIMLCQCNGRWDTGALERPYGCGVNFQIMVDQLAPILTALAAAGWPLFKEPSET; encoded by the coding sequence CTGACACCGGAACTGACTGTCCAAGACCTTGATGCGAGCCTGCGCTTCTGGTGCGACCTGCTCGGGTTCAATGTTGCCTATGATCGGCCGGCTGCGCGGTTTTCCTACCTCGCACGGGGTGAGGCGCAGATCATGCTGTGCCAGTGCAATGGCCGCTGGGATACAGGAGCGCTGGAGCGCCCTTACGGATGTGGGGTGAACTTCCAGATCATGGTCGATCAGCTTGCGCCGATCCTGACGGCGCTCGCTGCAGCGGGATGGCCGCTCTTCAAGGAACCGAGCGAGACTTAA
- a CDS encoding recombinase family protein, whose amino-acid sequence MLVGYARVSTQDQNLDLQRDALTKAGCERLFEEKKSGKAGTKRPAFDEALAFLRPEDVLVVWKLDRLGRSLVEMMRTIDGLRVKEIHFRSLTEQFDSATAHGRFALQMHGAMAEYFLDLNRERTMEGLKAALARGRRGGRPKKLKEADLEAARAMLAAGTISVAEIARRLGVNRDTFYNYFPRARANSVAAKG is encoded by the coding sequence ATGCTCGTCGGATATGCCCGCGTCTCTACCCAGGATCAGAACCTCGACCTCCAGCGCGACGCGCTGACGAAGGCCGGGTGCGAGCGCCTGTTTGAGGAGAAGAAATCTGGCAAGGCCGGCACCAAGCGTCCCGCCTTCGATGAAGCCCTGGCCTTCCTGCGCCCCGAGGACGTGCTCGTGGTCTGGAAACTCGATCGCCTCGGCCGCTCTCTCGTCGAGATGATGCGCACCATAGACGGCCTGCGCGTGAAGGAGATCCATTTCCGCTCGCTCACCGAGCAGTTCGACAGCGCCACCGCCCACGGACGCTTCGCCCTGCAGATGCACGGGGCCATGGCCGAGTACTTCCTCGACCTCAATCGCGAGCGCACCATGGAAGGCTTGAAGGCCGCTCTCGCCCGAGGCCGCAGGGGCGGCCGGCCGAAGAAGCTCAAGGAGGCCGACCTCGAGGCGGCCCGGGCCATGCTGGCAGCCGGTACGATCAGCGTCGCCGAGATTGCCAGGCGGCTCGGCGTCAACCGCGACACCTTCTACAACTACTTTCCCCGTGCCCGTGCCAACAGCGTGGCCGCAAAGGGCTGA
- a CDS encoding HU family DNA-binding protein, which yields MIRSELVARIAAKNPHLYARDVEAIVATILKTMTTALVRGDRIELREFGTFTVRHHRARIARNPRSQAVVTVPAKGRVAFKPSKAMRELLQAKPLSTEHSPAPSPQTP from the coding sequence ATGATCCGATCCGAGCTTGTGGCCCGTATCGCGGCCAAGAACCCCCATCTCTACGCCCGGGACGTCGAGGCGATCGTCGCCACGATCCTCAAGACCATGACCACCGCGCTCGTCCGCGGTGATCGGATCGAGCTGCGAGAGTTCGGCACCTTCACAGTTCGACATCACCGAGCTCGGATCGCTCGCAATCCGCGAAGCCAAGCCGTCGTCACGGTGCCAGCGAAGGGCAGAGTCGCGTTCAAGCCGAGCAAAGCCATGCGGGAGCTGCTCCAGGCGAAGCCTCTCAGCACCGAGCACAGCCCTGCACCATCACCACAGACCCCGTAG
- a CDS encoding transposase produces MLPLPARFARLILAFAPLFVHRSWRHAQLLLIGTILTPGRRTVTSVLRIIGRAQERRFVNVHRILNRAAWCPRSGSRILLGLLVDAFAQRGPVVLGLDDTIERRRGKRIAAKGIYRDPVRSSDSHFVKASGLRWMSLMLLAPIPWAGRVWALPFLTALVPSERACRERGRRHKPLLDCGRQLALQARRWLRARDLVVVGDSGFSALLFLDAMRRARIAAITRLRLDVALYDPAPPRPPGTIGRPRTKGARLPTLAAILAAKDTRWHAVVMPGWYGAGERTLEIASGTAVWRHGGLPVVPIRWVLVRDPESRFAPQALLCTDPTREPAQIVGWFVRRWTVEVTFQEARAHLGVETQRQWSDKAIARTTPCLLALFSIVTLLAARPPVRQRRRVTAAAWYPKPRPTFADALAAARYAIWRERPLATSPRRRTRTKPRFRLPAPWAYALCHAA; encoded by the coding sequence ATGCTGCCCCTGCCTGCCCGCTTCGCCAGACTTATCCTGGCGTTCGCACCGCTGTTCGTCCACCGCTCCTGGCGCCATGCTCAGCTGTTGCTGATCGGCACGATCCTGACGCCGGGGCGGCGCACGGTGACGAGCGTCCTGCGCATCATCGGCCGCGCGCAGGAGCGGCGGTTCGTGAACGTCCACCGCATCCTCAACCGCGCGGCGTGGTGCCCGCGCTCCGGCAGCCGTATCCTGCTCGGGCTCCTCGTCGATGCGTTCGCGCAACGTGGCCCCGTGGTCCTGGGACTGGACGATACAATCGAGCGCCGCCGCGGCAAGCGGATCGCGGCCAAGGGCATCTACCGTGATCCGGTCCGCTCCTCCGACAGCCATTTCGTCAAGGCGAGCGGGCTGCGCTGGATGAGCCTGATGTTGCTCGCCCCGATCCCCTGGGCGGGGCGCGTCTGGGCGCTGCCGTTCCTGACGGCGCTGGTGCCGTCAGAGCGCGCCTGTCGCGAACGGGGCCGCCGGCACAAGCCTCTGCTCGACTGCGGACGCCAACTCGCTCTCCAGGCTCGCCGCTGGCTGCGCGCACGCGACCTCGTGGTGGTGGGCGACAGCGGCTTCTCGGCCTTGCTGTTCCTCGACGCGATGCGCCGCGCCCGCATCGCGGCGATCACCCGCCTGCGGCTCGACGTAGCACTCTACGATCCCGCCCCGCCGCGCCCGCCGGGCACGATTGGGCGCCCGCGGACCAAAGGCGCGCGACTGCCGACGCTCGCCGCGATCCTCGCGGCCAAGGACACGCGCTGGCACGCGGTCGTGATGCCCGGCTGGTACGGGGCCGGCGAGCGCACCCTTGAAATCGCCTCCGGGACCGCCGTGTGGCGGCACGGCGGTCTGCCGGTCGTGCCGATCCGATGGGTGCTTGTGCGCGATCCCGAGAGCCGCTTTGCACCGCAGGCCCTGCTCTGCACAGATCCGACGCGCGAGCCCGCGCAGATCGTGGGGTGGTTCGTGCGGCGCTGGACCGTTGAGGTCACCTTCCAGGAAGCGCGCGCCCATCTCGGTGTCGAGACGCAGCGGCAGTGGTCGGACAAGGCCATCGCCCGCACCACGCCCTGCCTGCTCGCCCTGTTCTCGATCGTCACGCTGCTGGCTGCACGGCCCCCAGTCCGCCAACGGCGACGCGTCACGGCGGCCGCGTGGTACCCCAAACCGCGCCCGACCTTCGCCGATGCACTGGCCGCCGCGCGCTATGCGATCTGGCGCGAGCGGCCTTTGGCAACATCACCGCGCCGACGCACCCGAACAAAACCCCGCTTCCGTTTGCCAGCGCCCTGGGCCTATGCCCTCTGCCACGCCGCATGA
- a CDS encoding MucR family transcriptional regulator, which produces MDDNTGTIEAEAIDYTEVTADLVAAYVSNNPLPAAELATLIASVHAAVTGLGTPGVPAVPRPEKPTAAQIRKSIRPDALISFEDGKPYKTLRRHLTGLGLDAATYREKWGLPRDYPMVAASYSEARSAMAKSIGLGQMRGKAKRQPTETAASTAEKPKRPGRPRKAKEPVEA; this is translated from the coding sequence GTGGACGATAATACGGGGACGATCGAGGCTGAGGCCATCGACTATACCGAGGTGACGGCGGATCTCGTTGCGGCGTACGTGTCGAACAACCCCCTGCCTGCCGCCGAGCTGGCAACACTGATCGCCAGTGTGCACGCGGCGGTTACCGGGCTCGGCACCCCGGGTGTGCCGGCCGTGCCCCGCCCTGAGAAGCCGACGGCCGCCCAGATCCGGAAGTCGATCCGACCCGATGCGCTGATCAGCTTCGAGGATGGCAAGCCGTACAAGACGCTCAGGCGCCATCTCACCGGGCTGGGCCTCGATGCCGCGACCTATCGGGAGAAGTGGGGCCTGCCGCGGGACTACCCGATGGTGGCGGCCAGCTACTCCGAGGCCCGGTCCGCGATGGCCAAGAGCATCGGCCTGGGGCAGATGCGCGGGAAGGCAAAGCGGCAGCCGACGGAAACTGCGGCCTCCACGGCGGAGAAGCCGAAACGCCCGGGCCGGCCACGGAAGGCCAAGGAGCCGGTCGAGGCCTAG